The Drechmeria coniospora strain ARSEF 6962 chromosome 02, whole genome shotgun sequence genome has a segment encoding these proteins:
- a CDS encoding diphosphomevalonate decarboxylase — protein sequence MVNKTTSDDPSTKNPFASSAATSVPIPSLYLVARYLPAQKTRRRLPSHPAGNRHLVADGEPPGPPAVASLPVTTMAADAKVYRATTSAPVNIAVVKYWGKRDTKLNLPTNSSLSVTLSQDDLRTLTTASCATTFGADSLTLNGELFDISGARTQACFRELRARRANLEAADPSLPRLSAMPLKIVSENNFPTAAGLASSAAGFAALVQAVAILYELPDSPSQLSLIARQGSGSACRSLFGGYVAWRMGSKPDGTDSMADLVAPASHWPEMRALILVVSAAKKGVSSTSGMQQTVATSGLFQRRISHVVPASMDRMEQAVRGKDFSTFAEVTMRESNSFHACCADTFPPIFYMNDVSKAAIRAVESINAQAGRTIAAYTFDAGPNCVIYYLNENAPAVLGAFSTVLGNVTGWKSSDSIDSVVKLDEATACALKDGVGRVIMTSGDGQKPPHAAAPTRGAVRPVAGWLRLLFEVFIPVGFPASVSSDYAAYQTYDSLQAFFSTINSLLANRALLEGLGVGDANSSATFAMILTVMKDATSRISTILFAHRFGLMIEADAKTYRFLADVLNDAAFFLELYSPFLGPYGKVVALCTGEAMRAICGVAAGASKAALSLHFARRDNLSELNAKEASQETAVGLIGLVAGSALVQLVQDRGAVLCLVIALVMAHLWMNYKGVRCVQLTTLNKQRASMIFACYRKQGVVPSPRQVAEEERILFWNNATTNAKGAPVCRVDFGKSYTDAMGPEGSRDKVVVVDGPMHTSFIHPYAAGRLGKIKILLWERAEAKHAILAWFMAAQRASAMDESMPHGYGGEEGARHRCEADKGRQESVKHPGARDEALWRQLEKRGWDLEAAALEPGDAARLCADLTGKQKAE from the exons ATGGTCAACAAAACCACAAGCGACGATCCATCTACCAAAAATCCATTCGCTTCATCGGCCGCAACGTCGGTCCCTATACCATCCCTATACCTAGTCGCTCGGTATCTGCCGGCCCAGAAGACGCGCCGTCGACTGCCTTCTCATCCCGCCGGGAATCGACATCTCGTAGCCGACGGCGAACCACCCGGGCCTCCAGCTGTTGCCTCCCTCCCGGTCACGACAATGGCAGCAGACGCAAAGGTCTACCGAGCCACCACATCGGCTCCCGTAaacatcgccgtcgtcaa GTACTGGGGAAAACGCGACACCAAGCTGAACCTGCCGACCAACAGCTCCTTATCCGTCACGCTCTCCCAAGATGACCTTCGCAcgctgacgacggcctcgtgcGCGACGACGTTTGGCGCCGACAGCCTGACCCTCAACGGCGAACTCTTCGACATATCCGGCGCGAGGACGCAGGCCTGCTTCCGCGAGCTGCGTGCCCGACGGGCCAacctcgaggctgccgaccCGTCACTGCCCAGGctctcggcgatgccgctgAAGATTGTGTCGGAGAACAACTTCCCCACGGCCGCGGGCcttgcgtcgtcggccgccggcttcgccgccctcgtccaggcCGTGGCCATCCTGTACGAGCTGCCCGACTCGCCGTCGCAGCTCTCCCTCATCGCCCGCCAGGGCTCCGGCTCCGCCTGCCGCAGTCTCTTCGGCGGCTACGTCGCCTGGAGGATGGGCAGCAAGCCGGACGGCACCGACTCCatggccgacctcgtcgcgcCCGCCTCCCACTGGCCCGAAATGCGcgccctcatcctcgtcgtcagcgCCGCCAAGAAGGGcgtctcgtcgacctcgggcaTGCAGCAGACCGTCGCCACCTCTGGTCTCTTCCAGCGGAGGATATCCCACGTCGTTCCCGCGAGCATGGACAGGATGGAGCAGGCCGTCCGGGGCAAGGACTTTTCCACCTTTGCCGAGGTGACGATGCGCGAGTCCAACTCCTTCCACGCCTGCTGCGCCGACACCTTTCCGCCCATCTTTTACATGAACGACGTCTCCAAGGCCGCCATCCGCGCCGTCGAGTCCATCAACGCGCAGGCCGGAAGGACCATTGCCGCCTACACCTTCGATGCCGGTCCAAACTGCGTCATCTACTACCTCAACGAGAACGCCCCGGCCGTCCTGGGCGCCTTCTCCACCGTTCTTGGAAATGTCACGGGCTGGAAGTCGAGTGACAGTATCGATTCCGTCGTCAAGCTGGACGAGGCAACGGCATGCGCGCTaaaggacggcgtcggaagGGTCATCATGACCTCG ggggatggACAGAAACCGCCACATGCAGCGGCTCCCACTCGTGGTGCGGTCCGGCCCGTGGCCGGCTGGTTAAGGCTGCTGTTTGAAGTCTTCATTCCCGTCGGATTCccggcctcggtctcgaGTGACTACGCCGCCTACCAGACGTACGACTCGCTTCAGGCATTCTTTTCCACCATCAACTCCCTCTTGGCCAATCGTGCGTTGCTCGAGGGCTTGGGGGTGGGTGACGCCAACTCGTCCGCCACGTTTGCCATGATCCTCACCGTCATGAAGGACGCGACGTCACGCATCTCCACCATCCTCTTCGCCCACCGCTTCGGCCTCATGATCGAAGCGGATGCCAAGACGTatcgcttcctcgccgacgtcctcAACGACGCGGCCTTCTTTCTCGAGCTCTACAGCCCCTTCCTGGGCCCCTACGGCAAGGTCGTAGCCCTCTGCACGGGCGAGGCGATGCGAGCCAtctgcggcgtcgccgctggTGCCAGCAAGGCTGCCCTGAGCCTGCATTTCGCTCGGCGGGACAACCTCTCGGAGCTCAACGCAAAGGAGGCCAGCCAGGAGACGGCTGTCGGTTtgatcggcctcgtcgccggctccgccctcgtccagctGGTGCAGGATCGCGGAGCGGTCCTCTGCCTGGTGATTGCGCTGGTCATGGCCCACCTCTGGATGAACTACAAGGGAGTGCGATGCGTTCAGCTGACGACGCTGAACAAGCAGCGGGCATCGATGATCTTTGCGTGCTACCGGAAGCAGGGGGTCGTCCCATCGCCCCGGCAAGTGGCCGAAGAGGAGCGCATCCTCTTCTGGAACAACGCAACGACCAACGCCAAGGGCGCGCCCGTCTGTCGAGTCGACTTTGGCAAGAGCTACACGGATGCCATGGGCCCCGAAGGCAGCAGGGACAAGGTTGTCGTGGTGGATGGACCGATGCACACGAGCTTCATCCACCcgtacgccgccggccggtTGGGCAAGATCAAGATCCTGCTCTGGGAGCGTGCCGAGGCCAAGCATGCCATCCTCGCCTGGTTCATGGCGGCGCAAAGGGCCAGCGCAATGGACGAGAGCATGCCGCACGGAtatggcggcgaggagggtgcCAGGCATCGATgcgaggccgacaagggACGGCAGGAGAGTGTGAAGCATCCCGGGGCGCGCGACGAGGCCCTCTGGAGACAGTTGGAGAAGCGAGGCTGGGatctcgaggcggcggcgctggagCCCGGTGATGCCGCGCGGCTTTGCGCCGATCTGACAGGCAAACAAAAGGCCGAATGA
- a CDS encoding cytochrome C1 heme lyase: MAADAEATCPVDHKTRDAWLAQARAVEASKARVSVAAADSNSIPNVNSSFSVGSGSAPGAATCPVDHAPLPSRSWTQTLSSYFWTSPSAAPKAPARPAPPSSPPTSLDPDRVVSSIPRSVSSSSDVLPVGHGASANAANHEIESGVDASGNWVYPSEKMFFDAMKRKGYDARVADMKTVVPIHNAVNERAWKQIQEWEAPYLAASRCGGPKLESFANKSDRMTPTARINTLLGYTSPFDRHDWIIDRCGTRIDYVIDFYAGRSDGKSVPSFYLDVRPKLNTWEGVKMRTRRWVGMA; encoded by the exons atggccgccgacgcagagGCGACATGCCCCGTCGACCACAAGACGCGTGATGCGTGGCTTGCCCAGGCACGAGCCGTCGAAGCCTCCAAAGCGCgcgtctccgtcgccgcggctGATTCCAACTCCATTCCCAACGTCAACTCCAGCTTCAGCGTTGGCTCCGGCTCCGCGCCGGGTGCTGCCACATGTCCCGTGGACCATGCGCCCCTGCCATCGAGATCCTGGACTCAGACGCTCTCCTCCTATTTCTggacgtcgccctcggcggctcCAAAGGCACCTGCTCGGCCCGcgcctccatcgtcgccgcccacgagTCTCGACCCGGATCGTGTCGTCTCCAGCATCCCTCGATCCgtgagctcctcgtccgacgtgctccccgtcggccacggcgcctCGGCCAACGCCGCCAACCACGAGATCGagagcggcgtcgacgcctcgGGCAACTGGGTCTATCCCTCGGAGAAGATGTTTTTCGATGCCATGAAACGCAAGGGCTACGACGCTCGCGTCGCGGACATGAAAACCGTCGTTCCCATCCACAACGCCGTCAACGAGCGCGCGTGGAAGCAGATACAGGAATGGGAGGCGCCGTACCTCGCGGCGTCAAG GTGCGGTGGCCCGAAGCTCGAATCGTTTGCCAACAAAAGCGACCGCATGACGCCCACGGCGCGCATCAACACGCTGCTCGGATACACGTCCCCCTTCGATCGCCACGACTGGATCATCGACCGCTGCGGCACGCGCATCGACTACGTCATCGACTTTTACGCCGGCCGCTCCGATGGCAAATCCGTTCCGAGCTTCTACCTCGACGTCCGTCCGAAACTGAATACCTGGGAGGGCGTCAAGATGCGCACCAGGCGGTGGGTGGGCATGGCCTGA
- a CDS encoding Protein BTN1 — protein MTNLAPSSSGLLPMAGAPSSSWVARLGAFARQVETRVLVAFWLLGMPPLLCARSVLLADGGGVGWAGLINNVLYVIILSAAQDLVGSMPKGIVLLADVVPSFFVKLTAPYFIHLVPYRVRVVVLVALSATGMLAVALTPADGSAGRKMAGIVLASMSSGGGELSFLGLTHHYGPVSLVGWGSGTGAAGLVGAGLYVVLTQRWGFGVRGSLLLSACLPVVMLVSFFVVLPRDALGYGRPGKDYEPVPEGDAAEEEMRGMARGAASSALLAPGPSSTQAAGSVGAKLRRVRGLMVPYMLPLLLVYVAEYTINQGVAPTLLFPVESSPFEELREFYPFYGFLYQLGVFLSRSSTPFLRIHRLYVPSMLQVGNLVLLTLHALFFFLPSVHAVFLVIFWEGLLGGAVYVNCFAEMMDEVPAEEREFSLGAATVSDSAGICLAGMVSIVVEPRLCDYQAAHGREWCRQIKARRRHGRRSG, from the coding sequence ATGACGAACCTcgctccctcctcgtccgggctgctgccgatggctggcgcgccctcgtcgtcgtgggtgGCTAGGTTGGGTGCCTTTGCTCGGCAGGTCGAGACGAGGGTCCTCGTTGCCTTTTGGCTCCTCGGTATGCCCCCTTTGCTCTGTGCTCGATCGGTGTTGTTGGCTGACGGTGGCGGGGTGGGATGGGCAGGGCTGATCAACAACGTCCTCTACGTCATCATCCTCTCGGCGGCACaggacctcgtcggctcgATGCCCAAGGGgatcgtcctcctcgccgatgTAGTGCCGTCCTTTTTCGTCAAGCTCACGGCGCCATATTTCATCCACCTCGTGCCGTACCGGGTGCGCgttgtcgtcctcgtcgccctctcgGCCACGGGCATGCTCGCGGTGGCGCTGACGCCGGCCGATGGCTCCGCGGGCCGCAAGATGGCGGGCATCGTGCTCGCGAGCAtgagcagcggcggcggcgagctcagCTTCCTCGGCTTGACGCACCACTACGGGCCGGTgagcctcgtcggctgggGCTCGGGcaccggtgccgccggcctcgtcggcgccggcctgtACGTGGTCCTGACGCAGCGGTGGGGGTTTGGCGTTCGGGGCAGCCTGCTTCTCTCGGCGTGCCTGCCCGTCGTCATGCTCGTcagcttcttcgtcgtcctgccGCGCGATGCCCTCGGCTACGGCCGGCCCGGCAAGGACTACGAGCCGGTCCCGGAGGGggatgcggccgaggaggagatgcgAGGCATGGCGCGGggggccgcgtcgtcggcgctgctggcgccgGGACCGTCGAGCACGCAGGCGGCGGGCTCGGTCGGGGCGAAGCTGAGGCGCGTCCGAGGGTTGATGGTGCCGTACATGCTGCCCCTGCTGCTCGTGTACGTGGCCGAGTACACGATCAACCAAGGCGTGGCGCCGACGCTGCTCTTCCCCGTCGAGTCGTCGCCTTTTGAGGAGCTTCGCGAGTTTTATCCCTTTTACGGCTTCCTCTACCAGCTCGGCGTCTTCCTCtcgcgctcgtcgacgcccttTCTGCGCATCCACCGGCTCTACgtgccgtcgatgctgcAGGTCGGCAACCTCGTGCTGCTGACGCTGCACgccctcttcttcttcctgccgtcggtccacgccgtcttcctcgtcatctTCTGGGAGGGCCTGCTCGGCGGGGCCGTCTACGTCAACTGCTTCGCCGAGATGATGGACgaggtgccggccgaggagcgcgaGTTTAGCctcggcgcggcgacggtgagcgACAGCGCCGGCATCTGCCTCGCGGGCATGGTGAGCATCGTCGTGGAGCCGAGACTGTGCGACTATCAGGCCGCTCACGGCCGGGAATGGTGCCGACAGATCAAGGCGCGGCGGAGGCATGGGCGCAGAAGCGGAtga
- a CDS encoding Galactosyl transferase translates to MIFGGSARTSRGTAIAAFVAVCVVVTLGLDALRNLHLWRQGYRVRLSSSGLHAHAPFSEGTAGQYAGELREFYLKQLRNPSIKPDDNNYQPFGAFNWTLPAPPHWKRHLGENLCIIDLDNRPFNQSQELFGPDLMTWKRATEVHGLSTGILNHWLYAKLHGYRYYYVAIDDYADRRSSWKKPPVMGRILKEHDVCIYLDSDAIFQRLDLPMEWLLNYWQLYPDNNSLGLARDPEVDGNKDQFGNIYLNTGFIVAQNNPKTYEIFNAWQKCADDGEPYPECTKYRLNAPGQPTDQGGFGNYVRYSFNESIRVLPCTEANGFPETDLHCKGQFIRHLWTGKHDQIKIEVGGQLPGPFLEMFHEQFRREKDTFYMTERDLMNKGPKAATKRKPRGE, encoded by the exons ATGATCTTCGGCGGCTCCGCTCGAACCTCGAGGGGAACGgccatcgccgccttcgtcgccgtctgcgtcgtcgtcacgctcggcctcgacgccctccgAAATCTCCATCTTTGGCGGCAAGGTTACCG GGTGCGCCTCTCTTCGTCGGGCCTCCACGCCCATGCTCCCTTCAGCGAAGGGACGGCCGGCCAGTATGCCGGCGAGCTGCGCGAGTTTTACCTCAAGCAGCTGAGGAATCCGTCCATCAAACCCGACGACAACAACTACCAACCCTTTGGCGCCTTCAACTGGACCCTGCCCGCCCCGCCGCACTGGAAGCGGCACCTGGGCGAGAACCTCTGCatcatcgacctcgacaaCCGACCCTTCAACCAGTCGCAGGAACTTTTCGGGCCCGATCTCATGACGTGGAAACGGGCCACCGAGGTGCACGGCCTGTCCACCGGCATCCTCAACCACTGGCTATACG CCAAACTTCACGGCTACCGGTACTACTACGTTGCCATCGACGACTACGCCGACCGCCGGAGCTCGTGGAAGAAGCCGCCCGTCATGGGCAGGATCCTCAAGGAGCACGACGTCTGCATCTACCTCGACTCCGACGCCATCTTCCAACGCCTCGACCTGCCCATGGAGTGGCTGCTCAACTACTGGCAGCTCTACCCCGACAACAactccctcggcctcgcccgagaTCCCGAAGTCGACGGGAACAAGGACCAGTTCGGCAACATCTACCTCAACACGGGCTTCATCGTGGCCCAGAACAACCCCAAGACGTACGAGATCTTCAACGCCTGGCAAAAgtgcgccgacgacggcgagccctATCCCGAATGCACAAAGTACCGCCTCAACGCCCCCGGCCAGCCCACCGACCAGGGCGGCTTCGGCAACTACGTGCGCTACAGCTTCAACGAGAGCATCCGCGTCCTGCCCTGCACCGAGGCCAACGGCTTCCCCGAGACGGACCTCCACTGCAAGGGCCAGTTCATCCGCCACCTGTGGACTGGCAAGCATGACCAGATCAAGATTGAagtcggcggccagctgcCCGGACCCTTTCTGGAAATGTTCCACGAGCAGTTCAGGCGCGAAAAGGACACGTTTTACATGACTGAGAGGGACCTCATGAACAAGGGCcccaaggcggcgacgaagcggaAGCCCCGTGGAGAGTAG
- a CDS encoding DUF1237 domain protein — protein MLSPSISPLLAALPLAHALQIPLRAHERTPSTCPDYTKYSQKPHEPLSSGPLALPFMRPAPECRTFTSPAVERVIGDMKQRIRDPDLARLFENTFPSTLDTTVKYFDPTANLAFIVTGWIRDTGNQFAHLVNLLPQDENLQALVKAVINTEARYLSQFPYCGAFQPPPESGLAPSFNDWAAGVTVNPPVDDKLVFECKYELDSLASFLKLSRSYYDSTEDASFINDNWLAAVKQTLRVIVEQSQSSEVEGESVSYYNWTGSLGSLAPRIPNKGNGKPVKANGLVASHHRPSDDPCFYKFITSVNAMMAVELDHIARILEQEAKHLDHLSREARRYSTLIRDAIWDHTMVEGDIFAYETDGFGNQYIIDDANVPSLLSLPYLGFLDRNDPTYKRTKAKMWSNENPFYAEGKQFSGVGGPHVSPDSPWPMSHISAIFGTDDDDEIKERLAMILENTSGLGLIHESLSVHSSSAYTRPWFAWANSYFAEMILDLAERKPQLIFDDDTPYSINQDGTRIDDVIEM, from the exons ATGCTATCTCCCTCCATCTCGCCCTTGCTTGCCGCCTTGCCCCTGGCGCACGCGTTGCAGATACCGCTCAGGGCCCACGAACGCACTCCAAGCACTTGTCCGGATTACACAAAATATTCCCAGAAACCCCATGAGCCGCTTTCCTCCGGTCCGCTGGCCCTGCCCTTTATGCGGCCGGCGCCCGAGTGTCGGACGTTTACCAGTCCTGCCGTCGAG CGAGTCATTGGGGACATGAAGCAACGAATTCGCGACCCCGACCTCGCCCGCCTGTTCGAAAACACCTTTCCTTCGACGCTCGACACGACCGTCAAGTACTTTGACCCCACCGCCAACTTGGCCTTTATCGTCACGGGT TGGATCCGCGACACGGGAAACCAGTTTGCCCACCTCGTCAACCTGTTGCCGCAGGACGAAAATCTCCAGGCACTCGTCAAGGCCGTCATCAACACCGAGGCGAGATATCTGTCACAATTTCCCTACTGCG GGGCCTTTCAGCCGCCGCCAGAAAGCGGACTTGCGCCTTCGTTCAAC GACTGGGCCGCCGGAGTCACCGTAAATCC TCCCGTCGATGACAAGCTCGTGTTCGAGTGCAAG TATGAACTCGACTCGTTGGCGAGCTTTCTCAAGCTTTCGAGGTCGTACTATGACAGCACCGAGGATGCATCCTTCATCAACGACAATT ggctcgccgccgtgaaGCAAACGCTCCGCGTTATTGTAGAGCAGTCTCAGAGCTCCGAGGTCGAAGGAGAGTCCGTAAGCTACTATAATTGGACGGGATCGCTGGGATCGCTGGCACCCCGTATTCCGAACAAGGGCAACGGAAAACCCGTCAAGGCGAATGGGCTCGTCGCCTCTCACCATAGGCCCTCGGATGACCCATGCTTCTACA AATTCATCACGTCCGTCAACGCCATGATGGCCGTGGAACTCGATCACATTGCACGCATTCTCGAGCAGGAAGCAAAACATCTCGACCACCTATCGCGGGAAGCTCGCCGGTACTCGACCCTCATTCGAGATGCCATCTGGGACCACACAATGGTGGAGGGAGACATATTCGCCTACGAGACCGATGGCTTCGGCAACCAGTACATCATAGACGACGCCAATGTGCCTAGCCTCCTCTCCCTGCCATATCTCGGCTTCCTTGATCGAAACGACCCGACGTACAAGAGGACGAAAGCAAAGATGTGGTCGAACGAGAACCCGTTTTACGCCGAAGGGAAGCAATTTAGCGGAGTTGG GGGCCCGCACGTCAGTCCGGACAGTCCATGGCCCATGTCGCACATCTCTGCCATCTTTGgtacggacgacgacgacgagatcaAGGAGCGGCTCGCCATGATACTGGAAAATACCTCGGGCTTGGGGCTCATTCACGAAAGCCTCTCCGTCCACAGCTCAAGCGCCTACACCCGACCCTGGTTCGCCTGGGCAAACAGCTACTTTGCCGAGATGATTCTCGACCTAGCCGAAAGGAAGCCTCAACTCATCTTCGACGACGATACCCCTTATAGCATCAACCAGGACGGCACCCGCATCGACGACGTGATTGAAATGTAG